The window CCTATATCAGAATCATACATTTCAACTATTATTCCTGTTCCACTAATGTCTGAATACCCAGCCTGGCTTTTTATTTGTTTAAGTCTTCTTTCTAAGTTAACTTTATCATTTTCTAACATTCTAAGCTTATCCAGCATGCTGCGGGATGTCATTAAAGATACCTGTCCGTTCTTTACCGATAACTCAATAAGAGACCAGCTTGGCCCCTGCAAAATAGGATGTTCATGGAGTCTAGCCTTTGTTTCATCAGTGAGCAGGTTAGTGGGGTCAACTATTCTTATCCCATCTTCACCCTTCCAAACTGATATAATATCCTCACCCTTATGAGCTGAAAGCCTGGGGTCCTGGTTTATAATAGATAATACTGTATCACGCCTTTTGCTTTCCTGTTCCCTGGTTATTACTTCCTGAACCTTAAGGCTGTAATCAGTTATATAGGTTACAATATCTTCAGCTGTATTTGCCCTGTCAACCTCATATTTAAACTGGGCTATAACATCACGCACAGCACTTGTTTCAAAAACATCCATGTCTCTAGCTAGTTGTTCATTTAAATCTACTGCCATCCTGGCAGCTTCCCGGGCTATATCAATCCTTGACATTTCACCAGGCAGCTGAACATATCCAACAGTTCTTGCAAGGATGAATGGGTTAAATAAAAGTACTAATAATATTATTATACCTAGTATATGGGTTATTCCAATTTGTTTAAATGACTGTTTCACCCTGTTCCACCTCCCTGGTAAACTCCTTTACTGCCGGATATGGAGGAACAACCACGCCACCAGAAATTATCATTTTCAAGCCATCTTCAACTGACATATCTAAAAAGATTACATCCTCTCTTGGCACAAAAAGGAGGAAGCCTGAAGTTGGATTAGGAGTTGTGGGTAAAAATACATTTATTACTTCCTGATCTGTTTTGACCTGAACCTCTCCCATGGATTCACCTGTCAAAAAGGCTAGTACATAAAGCCCTTTTCGAGGATACTCAATGAGTACTACCTGTTTAAAGCTTTTCTTGTCTCCTGAATAAAAAGCGTCAACTATCTGCTTTACTGTTTTATAAATGCTGTTGGCTATGGGGATTTTACAGATAATCTGGTCACTAATTTTTATAATGCTTTTTCCTATAAAATTACTTGCCAAAAATCCTGATAAAAGAATAACTAAAAGTGTGAGAATCATGCCCAGGCCTAGAATTCTTTTTCCCAATAAGAGAGCTAAAAGATCGGCAAAAATTCCATCTAGAAATTGAATAACAGCCCACAACACATAAGCCGATGCTGCAGCAGGCAGTAAAGTTAACGTACCTGTTATTAAATACTTCTTAAAGTTGCTCATAACTACTTACTCCTAAAATATATTTAATTTAATTAATACCTTGGGGCCAAAAATCAACAGGCCAATTATTATAGACAAGGCACTTGCTATTAAAACTGCACCTGCTGCAACATCCTTGGCTGTCTTTGCCAGGGGATGATAGTCCTGGGTTTCCAGATCAACCAGGGCCTCCATGGCAGTATTTAGCATCTCACAAATAATTACAATTCCGGCCATTATTAATACTATTGACCATTCAAGCCCCGATAATTCCAGCCAAGAGCCAATAATTAGAACCAGCATAAGGGCTAAAGTGTGTATTTTCATGTTTCTTTGAGTCCTGACAGCATATGCTATTCCTGATACCGCAAAATAGAAACTCTTTATAAGTTTTTTATGCATATTCTACCTCAAATACTGACGTGATTTTTAATCTTTCTACCTGCTTAGATTATATTTATTCATTATCTCTTCCTCTTTTTGTCTCATTGCTTCCTTGTTTTTATCATTATCATGAGTATAACCCAGAATATGGTATATTCCATGCACTAATAAATATACCATTTCCCTTTCAAAGGAATGGCCATATTCGTAAGCCTGCCTCTCAGCAGCCTCAACAGAAATAACCACATCTCCAACTACAAAGGTATCTCCATTTACGTCATCTTCATCTGAAAGGGGAAACGACAGAACATCTGTAGGCACATCTTTTCCTCGGTATTGACTGTTTAATTTTAAAATATAGTCATCATCCACCAATGTGACACCTATTTCATAATTATTAATGCCTTCTTTATGAAGGACAAATTTTATTGCATCCTCTAAAACTGCCGTTAAGGATGGGTCTATGGATTTTTTATCCTGTTGATTGTTTACATACGCCTCCATTAATCTTTCCCCTTTCCATTTCCTTCAGGACATTCTCCGGATATTCAATTCTGGAATGGAAAATACCAGTTAATATTTTAACAAAGGATTGGGCAATAATATCCAATTCCTTAAAAGTTAAATCACATTCCTCCAGCTGTCCATCTTCTAACTTATCCTTGATGATTTTTCTCACAAAGGTTTCTAACTTATTTGGAGTAGGCTTTTGAATTGATCTTACCCCGGCCTCAATGGCGTCAGCAAGCATAACAATAGCTGCTTCCTTTGTCTTGGGTTTTGGATTGTCATATCTAAAATCGTCCTCCTGGCAAACATCACCCAAACTACCTTCCTTGGCCTTGTGGTAGAAAAAGGATATTAGAGAATTGCCATGGTGCTGGGAGATTATATCTATTATACTATCAGGAAGTCCCTGCTCCCTGGCAAGCTCCATTCCATCTTTGATATGAGATGTTATTATCAAGGTGCTCAAGGTTGGAGCTAGTTTATCATGTGGGTTTTCACTTGTAAACTGATTCTCGATAAAAAAGTATGGCCTTTTCACCTTGCCAATATCGTGGTAATTGGCTCCTACCCTTGTTAAAAGTGCGTCAGCTCCCACGGCATCTGCTGCTGCCTCAGCCATATTTCCCACCACCACACTATGATGGTATGTGCCAGGGGCTTCCAGGAGCAGTCTTCTCAATAATGGCTGGTTAGGATTAGAAAGCTCCAGCAGCTTAACTGAAGTTGTAACTCCAAAGGCAGTTTCCCAAAAGGGAAGGGTCCCAATAGTCAGAACTGAAGAAAGAACTCCGTTAATTATTCCAAGAAGCATGGCAACGGAAAGCATTGGGAGTGAATAGTTTAATATCAAACCCAGGGCTAATATTGTAACAACATTTGCCCCTACTATATAGAGACTAGCCTTCACCAGGTCAGATCTCTGGCTTAACTTGGATACACTATAAATTCCGGCCACTCCTCCAACAAAAGCTACTAATGCAAACTGAAGCTCCACATTATTCATTATCCCAATAAGGATAGCAATAAGGGTAGTAATGAACATGGAAAATTTTCCATCAAATAAAATAGCTATAAGCATGGAACCAGCTGCTATAGGTACAGCATAAGCCACCAATGTGGAATACTCGGCACCAAGACCAATATTAATAGATGTTACTGCATTTGATACTAAAAGT of the Desulfitibacter alkalitolerans DSM 16504 genome contains:
- the ybeY gene encoding rRNA maturation RNase YbeY, with protein sequence MEAYVNNQQDKKSIDPSLTAVLEDAIKFVLHKEGINNYEIGVTLVDDDYILKLNSQYRGKDVPTDVLSFPLSDEDDVNGDTFVVGDVVISVEAAERQAYEYGHSFEREMVYLLVHGIYHILGYTHDNDKNKEAMRQKEEEIMNKYNLSR
- a CDS encoding DUF502 domain-containing protein → MSNFKKYLITGTLTLLPAAASAYVLWAVIQFLDGIFADLLALLLGKRILGLGMILTLLVILLSGFLASNFIGKSIIKISDQIICKIPIANSIYKTVKQIVDAFYSGDKKSFKQVVLIEYPRKGLYVLAFLTGESMGEVQVKTDQEVINVFLPTTPNPTSGFLLFVPREDVIFLDMSVEDGLKMIISGGVVVPPYPAVKEFTREVEQGETVI
- a CDS encoding diacylglycerol kinase family protein — protein: MHKKLIKSFYFAVSGIAYAVRTQRNMKIHTLALMLVLIIGSWLELSGLEWSIVLIMAGIVIICEMLNTAMEALVDLETQDYHPLAKTAKDVAAGAVLIASALSIIIGLLIFGPKVLIKLNIF
- a CDS encoding HD family phosphohydrolase, encoding MLKTKVIKEYIRDSYNKLLKDISHKRIFWGIVFCVALMFVVGLSVMPDQVNVQLGQPSPKDFEAPRNITFESQVLTFIKRQEAADRVEPVYRTDENVILQLQESINGHFTIIRNVRNDDAIDKEDKAEELKNRLDFGLEDEIYNELLSMSDAQLERIHNEVIQIVRQYMLPGVLPADVELTKRNILGAITLLNLDNGSKSFLRALIEEIEFRGNRIYDPISTNELKEKAIERVEPVIVKLTKNQKIVGKGEIITQEHIEALEKLGVLTTTNPAIPLFGVVLLVLIFLGAITMYLYQYRPGILEKEPLLILLGLLIISTLLVSNAVTSINIGLGAEYSTLVAYAVPIAAGSMLIAILFDGKFSMFITTLIAILIGIMNNVELQFALVAFVGGVAGIYSVSKLSQRSDLVKASLYIVGANVVTILALGLILNYSLPMLSVAMLLGIINGVLSSVLTIGTLPFWETAFGVTTSVKLLELSNPNQPLLRRLLLEAPGTYHHSVVVGNMAEAAADAVGADALLTRVGANYHDIGKVKRPYFFIENQFTSENPHDKLAPTLSTLIITSHIKDGMELAREQGLPDSIIDIISQHHGNSLISFFYHKAKEGSLGDVCQEDDFRYDNPKPKTKEAAIVMLADAIEAGVRSIQKPTPNKLETFVRKIIKDKLEDGQLEECDLTFKELDIIAQSFVKILTGIFHSRIEYPENVLKEMERGKINGGVCKQSTG
- a CDS encoding DUF881 domain-containing protein, with amino-acid sequence MKQSFKQIGITHILGIIILLVLLFNPFILARTVGYVQLPGEMSRIDIAREAARMAVDLNEQLARDMDVFETSAVRDVIAQFKYEVDRANTAEDIVTYITDYSLKVQEVITREQESKRRDTVLSIINQDPRLSAHKGEDIISVWKGEDGIRIVDPTNLLTDETKARLHEHPILQGPSWSLIELSVKNGQVSLMTSRSMLDKLRMLENDKVNLERRLKQIKSQAGYSDISGTGIIVEMYDSDIGFSSIDIVHDRDVRDVVNELFAAGARGISVGGQRLIATSSIRCAGPIILVNQKPIAVDPIVIHAVGDAQILKSSLELIKGELREFGIRIEVRVEEIITLPAYSE